A section of the Pithys albifrons albifrons isolate INPA30051 chromosome 4, PitAlb_v1, whole genome shotgun sequence genome encodes:
- the MTRR gene encoding methionine synthase reductase isoform X1 produces the protein MCCDSKRRFLLLYATQKGQAKAIAEEISQQAGAHGLEADMHCISEMDKYNLETEKDPVVIVISTTGTGDPPDTARKFVKKIQDTTLPPDHFTHLQYGLLGLGDSEYMFFCNGGKTVDRRLQELGAQHFYDTGLADDCVGLELVVDPWIDGLWLALKKALLLQKEKEDMNNVVNAVSGSLSVAPPVMHELNLSSEVQNLKLEDEGARSSDVSSQKLDDINLEAPARNTEPSLVHSVPPVSQESLNVPVLPPEYIEVQFQDTHGENPHLSSLISEGTTFEVPVTKAVQLTREDAIKTALRLELDISNTVFYYQPGDAFRVVCPNNANEVEELLRILGLSEKGDDFVCVKVKQGTKKKGASRPQHIPERSTLKFILTWCLEIRAIPKKAFLRALVECTSDAGEKRRLQELCSRQGASDYTRFIRDSNVCFLDLLHAFPSCKPSLNLLIEHLPKLQARSYSVSSSNLYQPGKLCFVFNIVEFPPCPSRPVSRKGVCTGWLAELVAPLLHPNKNTLDTKGETSSTVKISIFHRPNNTFHLPADPSVPLMMVGPGTGISPFISFLQHRQKLREQHTDWEFGETWLFFGCRHQDRDYLFKDELRCFLENGTLTHLKVCFSRDSSPAEVAPPKYVQDVIRLYAKEVARVLLKERGYFYICGDKKHMADGVSDAVVDILSMEMETDRLEAMKILAMLREEKRYLQDVWS, from the exons TATAAcctggaaacagaaaaggatCCTGTGGTTATTGTTATTTCCACCACGGGTACTGGAGATCCACCAGACACTGCCCGCAAGTTTGTGAAGAAAATTCAAGACACAACCTTACCACCTGATCATTTCACACATCTCCAGTATGGATTACTAG GTCTGGGAGATTCAGAGTACATGTTCTTTTGTAATGGTGGAAAGACAGTAGACCGACGACTTCAAGAACTTGGTGCCCAGCACTTCTATGACACAGGATTAGCAGATGATTGTGTAGG TTTGGAATTAGTGGTTGATCCTTGGATTGATGGACTTTGGCTTGCCCTCAAGAAAGCATTACtattgcagaaagagaaagaagacatGAACAATGTTGTCAATGCTGTTTCTGGCTCTCTCTCTGTGGCTCCGCCTGTTATGCATGAGCTGAACTTAAGCTCTGAAGTACAGAATTTGAAACTAGAAGATGAGGGAGCAAGGAGTTCTGATGTTTCGTCACAGAAACTGGATGACATCAATCTTGAGGCTCCAGCTAGAAACACCGAACCTTCACTTGTTCATTCTGTCCCTCCTGTCTCTCAGGAGTCTCTTAATGTTCCTGTCCTGCCACCAGAATACATAGAGGTGCAGTTTCAGGACACCCATGGTGAG AATCCGCATCTGTCCTCGCTTATCTCAGAGGGAACAACCTTTGAAGTGCCAGTTACAAAAGCAGTTCAGCTCACTAGAGAAGATGCAATAAAAACTGCATTGCGCTTGGAACTTGATATTTCA aatacAGTCTTTTACTACCAACCTGGAGATGCCTTTCGTGTAGTATGTCCCAACAATGCCAATGAGGTGGAAGAGCTTCTTCGCATCTTGGGACTTTCTGAAAAAGGAGATGACTTCGTTTGTGTAAAGGTTAAGCAGGGCACTAAAAAGAAAG GAGCATCTCGTCCGCAACACATCCCTGAAAGAAGCACTCTGAAATTCATTCTAACCTGGTGTCTGGAAATAAGAGCAATTCCCAAAAAG GCATTTTTGCGAGCTCTTGTAGAATGTACCAGTGATGCAGGAGAAAAACGGAGGCTTCAAGAGCTTTGCAGCAGACAAGGAGCCTCTGATTACACACGCTTTATTAGAGATTCTAATGTTTGCTTCCTGGATTTACTTCATGCTTTTCCAAGCTGCAAGCCTTCACTTAACCTGTTAATTG AACATCTTCCTAAATTACAAGCCAGATCCTATTCAGTGTCAAG TTCAAACTTGTATCAGCCAGGAAAGCTGTGCTTTGTATTTAATATTGTGGAgttccctccctgtccctctaGACCAGTGTCACGGAAAGGAGTATGTACAGGGTGGCTTGCTGAATTAGTTGCACCTCTACTGCACCCCAATAAAAACACTCTGGATACCAAAGGAGAAACCTCTTCAACTGTAAAG atATCTATTTTTCATCGTCCAAACAATACTTTCCACTTACCTGCAGACCCGTCTGTCCCACTCATGATGGTTGGTCCAGGAACAGGAATTTCACCATTTATCAGTTTCCTGCAACATAG GCAGAAGCTCAGAGAACAACATACAGACTGGGAATTTGGAGAGACATGGCTGTTTTTTGGTTGTCGGCATCAGGATCGAGACTATTTGTTCAA AGATGAGCTGAGATGTTTTCTTGAAAATGGCACATTAACTCATCTTAAGGTTTGTTTCTCAAGAGACTCTTCACCTGCCGAAGTAGCTCCACCTAAATATGTGCAAGACGTCATTAGGCTTTATGCCAAGGAAGTTGCCAGAGTCCTGCTGAAAGAGAGGGGTTACTTCTATATATGTGG agataAGAAGCACATGGCTGATGGTGTAAGTGATGCTGTAGTAGACATTTTAAGCATGGAAATGGAAACTGACAGATTGGAAGCAATGAAAATCCTGGCCATGCTTCGAGAAGAAAAACGCTATTTACAGGATGTTTGGAGctaa
- the MTRR gene encoding methionine synthase reductase isoform X2, translated as MIVLQYNLETEKDPVVIVISTTGTGDPPDTARKFVKKIQDTTLPPDHFTHLQYGLLGLGDSEYMFFCNGGKTVDRRLQELGAQHFYDTGLADDCVGLELVVDPWIDGLWLALKKALLLQKEKEDMNNVVNAVSGSLSVAPPVMHELNLSSEVQNLKLEDEGARSSDVSSQKLDDINLEAPARNTEPSLVHSVPPVSQESLNVPVLPPEYIEVQFQDTHGENPHLSSLISEGTTFEVPVTKAVQLTREDAIKTALRLELDISNTVFYYQPGDAFRVVCPNNANEVEELLRILGLSEKGDDFVCVKVKQGTKKKGASRPQHIPERSTLKFILTWCLEIRAIPKKAFLRALVECTSDAGEKRRLQELCSRQGASDYTRFIRDSNVCFLDLLHAFPSCKPSLNLLIEHLPKLQARSYSVSSSNLYQPGKLCFVFNIVEFPPCPSRPVSRKGVCTGWLAELVAPLLHPNKNTLDTKGETSSTVKISIFHRPNNTFHLPADPSVPLMMVGPGTGISPFISFLQHRQKLREQHTDWEFGETWLFFGCRHQDRDYLFKDELRCFLENGTLTHLKVCFSRDSSPAEVAPPKYVQDVIRLYAKEVARVLLKERGYFYICGDKKHMADGVSDAVVDILSMEMETDRLEAMKILAMLREEKRYLQDVWS; from the exons TATAAcctggaaacagaaaaggatCCTGTGGTTATTGTTATTTCCACCACGGGTACTGGAGATCCACCAGACACTGCCCGCAAGTTTGTGAAGAAAATTCAAGACACAACCTTACCACCTGATCATTTCACACATCTCCAGTATGGATTACTAG GTCTGGGAGATTCAGAGTACATGTTCTTTTGTAATGGTGGAAAGACAGTAGACCGACGACTTCAAGAACTTGGTGCCCAGCACTTCTATGACACAGGATTAGCAGATGATTGTGTAGG TTTGGAATTAGTGGTTGATCCTTGGATTGATGGACTTTGGCTTGCCCTCAAGAAAGCATTACtattgcagaaagagaaagaagacatGAACAATGTTGTCAATGCTGTTTCTGGCTCTCTCTCTGTGGCTCCGCCTGTTATGCATGAGCTGAACTTAAGCTCTGAAGTACAGAATTTGAAACTAGAAGATGAGGGAGCAAGGAGTTCTGATGTTTCGTCACAGAAACTGGATGACATCAATCTTGAGGCTCCAGCTAGAAACACCGAACCTTCACTTGTTCATTCTGTCCCTCCTGTCTCTCAGGAGTCTCTTAATGTTCCTGTCCTGCCACCAGAATACATAGAGGTGCAGTTTCAGGACACCCATGGTGAG AATCCGCATCTGTCCTCGCTTATCTCAGAGGGAACAACCTTTGAAGTGCCAGTTACAAAAGCAGTTCAGCTCACTAGAGAAGATGCAATAAAAACTGCATTGCGCTTGGAACTTGATATTTCA aatacAGTCTTTTACTACCAACCTGGAGATGCCTTTCGTGTAGTATGTCCCAACAATGCCAATGAGGTGGAAGAGCTTCTTCGCATCTTGGGACTTTCTGAAAAAGGAGATGACTTCGTTTGTGTAAAGGTTAAGCAGGGCACTAAAAAGAAAG GAGCATCTCGTCCGCAACACATCCCTGAAAGAAGCACTCTGAAATTCATTCTAACCTGGTGTCTGGAAATAAGAGCAATTCCCAAAAAG GCATTTTTGCGAGCTCTTGTAGAATGTACCAGTGATGCAGGAGAAAAACGGAGGCTTCAAGAGCTTTGCAGCAGACAAGGAGCCTCTGATTACACACGCTTTATTAGAGATTCTAATGTTTGCTTCCTGGATTTACTTCATGCTTTTCCAAGCTGCAAGCCTTCACTTAACCTGTTAATTG AACATCTTCCTAAATTACAAGCCAGATCCTATTCAGTGTCAAG TTCAAACTTGTATCAGCCAGGAAAGCTGTGCTTTGTATTTAATATTGTGGAgttccctccctgtccctctaGACCAGTGTCACGGAAAGGAGTATGTACAGGGTGGCTTGCTGAATTAGTTGCACCTCTACTGCACCCCAATAAAAACACTCTGGATACCAAAGGAGAAACCTCTTCAACTGTAAAG atATCTATTTTTCATCGTCCAAACAATACTTTCCACTTACCTGCAGACCCGTCTGTCCCACTCATGATGGTTGGTCCAGGAACAGGAATTTCACCATTTATCAGTTTCCTGCAACATAG GCAGAAGCTCAGAGAACAACATACAGACTGGGAATTTGGAGAGACATGGCTGTTTTTTGGTTGTCGGCATCAGGATCGAGACTATTTGTTCAA AGATGAGCTGAGATGTTTTCTTGAAAATGGCACATTAACTCATCTTAAGGTTTGTTTCTCAAGAGACTCTTCACCTGCCGAAGTAGCTCCACCTAAATATGTGCAAGACGTCATTAGGCTTTATGCCAAGGAAGTTGCCAGAGTCCTGCTGAAAGAGAGGGGTTACTTCTATATATGTGG agataAGAAGCACATGGCTGATGGTGTAAGTGATGCTGTAGTAGACATTTTAAGCATGGAAATGGAAACTGACAGATTGGAAGCAATGAAAATCCTGGCCATGCTTCGAGAAGAAAAACGCTATTTACAGGATGTTTGGAGctaa
- the MTRR gene encoding methionine synthase reductase isoform X3 encodes MFFCNGGKTVDRRLQELGAQHFYDTGLADDCVGLELVVDPWIDGLWLALKKALLLQKEKEDMNNVVNAVSGSLSVAPPVMHELNLSSEVQNLKLEDEGARSSDVSSQKLDDINLEAPARNTEPSLVHSVPPVSQESLNVPVLPPEYIEVQFQDTHGENPHLSSLISEGTTFEVPVTKAVQLTREDAIKTALRLELDISNTVFYYQPGDAFRVVCPNNANEVEELLRILGLSEKGDDFVCVKVKQGTKKKGASRPQHIPERSTLKFILTWCLEIRAIPKKAFLRALVECTSDAGEKRRLQELCSRQGASDYTRFIRDSNVCFLDLLHAFPSCKPSLNLLIEHLPKLQARSYSVSSSNLYQPGKLCFVFNIVEFPPCPSRPVSRKGVCTGWLAELVAPLLHPNKNTLDTKGETSSTVKISIFHRPNNTFHLPADPSVPLMMVGPGTGISPFISFLQHRQKLREQHTDWEFGETWLFFGCRHQDRDYLFKDELRCFLENGTLTHLKVCFSRDSSPAEVAPPKYVQDVIRLYAKEVARVLLKERGYFYICGDKKHMADGVSDAVVDILSMEMETDRLEAMKILAMLREEKRYLQDVWS; translated from the exons ATGTTCTTTTGTAATGGTGGAAAGACAGTAGACCGACGACTTCAAGAACTTGGTGCCCAGCACTTCTATGACACAGGATTAGCAGATGATTGTGTAGG TTTGGAATTAGTGGTTGATCCTTGGATTGATGGACTTTGGCTTGCCCTCAAGAAAGCATTACtattgcagaaagagaaagaagacatGAACAATGTTGTCAATGCTGTTTCTGGCTCTCTCTCTGTGGCTCCGCCTGTTATGCATGAGCTGAACTTAAGCTCTGAAGTACAGAATTTGAAACTAGAAGATGAGGGAGCAAGGAGTTCTGATGTTTCGTCACAGAAACTGGATGACATCAATCTTGAGGCTCCAGCTAGAAACACCGAACCTTCACTTGTTCATTCTGTCCCTCCTGTCTCTCAGGAGTCTCTTAATGTTCCTGTCCTGCCACCAGAATACATAGAGGTGCAGTTTCAGGACACCCATGGTGAG AATCCGCATCTGTCCTCGCTTATCTCAGAGGGAACAACCTTTGAAGTGCCAGTTACAAAAGCAGTTCAGCTCACTAGAGAAGATGCAATAAAAACTGCATTGCGCTTGGAACTTGATATTTCA aatacAGTCTTTTACTACCAACCTGGAGATGCCTTTCGTGTAGTATGTCCCAACAATGCCAATGAGGTGGAAGAGCTTCTTCGCATCTTGGGACTTTCTGAAAAAGGAGATGACTTCGTTTGTGTAAAGGTTAAGCAGGGCACTAAAAAGAAAG GAGCATCTCGTCCGCAACACATCCCTGAAAGAAGCACTCTGAAATTCATTCTAACCTGGTGTCTGGAAATAAGAGCAATTCCCAAAAAG GCATTTTTGCGAGCTCTTGTAGAATGTACCAGTGATGCAGGAGAAAAACGGAGGCTTCAAGAGCTTTGCAGCAGACAAGGAGCCTCTGATTACACACGCTTTATTAGAGATTCTAATGTTTGCTTCCTGGATTTACTTCATGCTTTTCCAAGCTGCAAGCCTTCACTTAACCTGTTAATTG AACATCTTCCTAAATTACAAGCCAGATCCTATTCAGTGTCAAG TTCAAACTTGTATCAGCCAGGAAAGCTGTGCTTTGTATTTAATATTGTGGAgttccctccctgtccctctaGACCAGTGTCACGGAAAGGAGTATGTACAGGGTGGCTTGCTGAATTAGTTGCACCTCTACTGCACCCCAATAAAAACACTCTGGATACCAAAGGAGAAACCTCTTCAACTGTAAAG atATCTATTTTTCATCGTCCAAACAATACTTTCCACTTACCTGCAGACCCGTCTGTCCCACTCATGATGGTTGGTCCAGGAACAGGAATTTCACCATTTATCAGTTTCCTGCAACATAG GCAGAAGCTCAGAGAACAACATACAGACTGGGAATTTGGAGAGACATGGCTGTTTTTTGGTTGTCGGCATCAGGATCGAGACTATTTGTTCAA AGATGAGCTGAGATGTTTTCTTGAAAATGGCACATTAACTCATCTTAAGGTTTGTTTCTCAAGAGACTCTTCACCTGCCGAAGTAGCTCCACCTAAATATGTGCAAGACGTCATTAGGCTTTATGCCAAGGAAGTTGCCAGAGTCCTGCTGAAAGAGAGGGGTTACTTCTATATATGTGG agataAGAAGCACATGGCTGATGGTGTAAGTGATGCTGTAGTAGACATTTTAAGCATGGAAATGGAAACTGACAGATTGGAAGCAATGAAAATCCTGGCCATGCTTCGAGAAGAAAAACGCTATTTACAGGATGTTTGGAGctaa